A window of Reinekea marina contains these coding sequences:
- a CDS encoding pyrimidine/purine nucleoside phosphorylase, giving the protein MIKHNEYFAGAVQSLTLDDHDKPATVGVMSVGRYEFGTEAAELMKVIEGELIVKLPGTEDWITYLSGTQFHVPANSKFQLQVPVSTAYLCVYG; this is encoded by the coding sequence ATGATTAAACATAATGAGTACTTTGCCGGAGCGGTTCAATCTTTAACGCTGGATGATCACGATAAGCCAGCCACAGTCGGTGTTATGTCGGTAGGCCGCTATGAGTTTGGTACTGAAGCCGCTGAGCTAATGAAGGTCATTGAAGGTGAGTTAATTGTGAAATTGCCAGGGACTGAAGATTGGATCACTTATTTAAGCGGCACCCAGTTTCATGTACCCGCTAACAGTAAGTTTCAATTGCAAGTGCCAGTAAGTACGGCTTACTTGTGCGTTTATGGTTAA
- a CDS encoding succinate dehydrogenase assembly factor 2, which produces MDQKEKEEQEIRRLWWHSRRGMLELDGLLVPFTENKFRSLNEADKFLYRRLIDSEDQDLFDWFMQKSKSEDAELQRMVEIILDYARNG; this is translated from the coding sequence GTGGATCAAAAGGAAAAAGAAGAGCAAGAAATTCGACGTCTTTGGTGGCACAGTCGGCGAGGCATGCTAGAACTCGATGGTTTGCTAGTCCCATTTACCGAAAATAAGTTTCGCAGCCTAAATGAGGCCGATAAGTTCTTATATCGCCGGTTAATCGATAGTGAAGATCAAGATTTGTTCGATTGGTTTATGCAGAAATCTAAAAGTGAAGATGCCGAGCTGCAACGTATGGTCGAGATAATTTTAGACTATGCCCGCAACGGTTAA
- a CDS encoding YkgJ family cysteine cluster protein, with product MECRLGCGACCIAPSINEPFYGMPSGKPAGVVCVHLDQKFNCKIFDRPERPTVCANFKAEAAICGVNREQALSILNNLEVITTINVT from the coding sequence ATGGAATGTAGATTAGGGTGCGGTGCCTGTTGCATTGCCCCCAGCATTAATGAACCTTTTTATGGTATGCCCAGTGGAAAGCCCGCCGGAGTGGTCTGTGTCCATTTAGATCAAAAATTTAATTGCAAAATTTTTGATCGACCCGAGCGGCCAACGGTGTGCGCTAATTTTAAGGCCGAAGCGGCTATTTGTGGAGTAAATAGAGAGCAGGCGCTCTCTATTCTTAATAATCTGGAAGTGATTACGACGATCAACGTTACATAA
- a CDS encoding sigma-70 family RNA polymerase sigma factor codes for MAEATDVDLILVKKAQAGDKRAFDLLVLKYQHKLATVVIQLVSERDIVEDIVQESFVKAYRALSGFRGDSAFFTWLHRIATNTAKNHLESAARKPSYRAQDLDAMMVIETPEPLKSEESPDNLLARGQLESELNQLLNTLPEELRVAITLREFEGKSYEDISHIMGTPIGTVRSRIFRAREFIETNMQSVMAGRNRLHAQS; via the coding sequence ATGGCAGAAGCCACCGATGTTGATTTAATCCTAGTTAAAAAAGCGCAAGCCGGTGATAAGCGGGCGTTTGATTTGCTGGTGTTGAAATATCAACACAAACTCGCCACGGTTGTTATACAACTCGTTTCTGAGCGCGATATTGTTGAGGATATTGTCCAAGAAAGCTTTGTGAAAGCTTATCGAGCTTTGTCTGGGTTTCGTGGAGACAGTGCTTTTTTTACTTGGCTGCATAGAATTGCCACGAATACGGCGAAGAATCACCTTGAATCGGCTGCTCGGAAGCCGAGTTATCGAGCGCAAGACTTAGATGCCATGATGGTGATAGAAACACCGGAGCCTTTAAAAAGTGAAGAGTCTCCCGATAATCTACTCGCTCGAGGGCAATTAGAATCTGAGTTGAATCAATTATTAAATACATTACCGGAAGAATTGCGAGTTGCGATTACGCTGCGAGAGTTTGAAGGAAAGAGCTATGAAGATATCTCGCACATTATGGGCACGCCCATTGGTACGGTGCGCTCAAGAATCTTTAGGGCAAGAGAGTTTATAGAAACTAACATGCAGTCGGTTATGGCCGGTCGTAACCGTTTACACGCGCAAAGTTGA
- a CDS encoding SoxR reducing system RseC family protein: protein MMIEEQGSVVAVKPNEVIVEVLRTSACQSCKAKQGCGQAVLSEWGDETKQQAKNHFSIPTEQSLQVGDTVTLGMHPDVVSHVAMIVYIAPLMVGFVLMFLATKLNLNEAIQLIGFVGGILASYVFLQRMSFIKTPRLTPEIVRVYGKRQPNVIASSN, encoded by the coding sequence ATGATGATTGAAGAACAGGGCTCTGTGGTTGCCGTTAAGCCCAATGAAGTTATCGTTGAGGTACTGCGTACAAGCGCCTGTCAAAGCTGTAAGGCTAAACAGGGATGCGGACAAGCTGTTTTGAGCGAATGGGGCGATGAAACCAAGCAGCAGGCTAAGAATCATTTCAGTATTCCAACTGAGCAATCGTTGCAGGTGGGAGATACTGTCACCTTAGGTATGCACCCAGATGTTGTCTCTCACGTTGCGATGATCGTCTATATCGCACCTCTAATGGTGGGCTTTGTTTTGATGTTTTTGGCCACTAAGTTAAATCTAAATGAGGCCATTCAATTGATTGGGTTCGTTGGCGGTATCCTTGCCAGCTACGTGTTTTTGCAGCGTATGTCGTTTATAAAAACGCCGCGACTTACCCCAGAGATTGTGCGAGTGTATGGTAAGCGTCAGCCTAATGTGATTGCTTCGTCAAATTAG
- the nadB gene encoding L-aspartate oxidase has translation MSARLATDVLIVGSGAAGLTMALSLPSHMNILVLSKGELGGGSTAWAQGGVAGVLDEVDSVDQHVEDTLNAGAGLCDPKAVRYTIERSACAIHWLVDQGVPFTMADGSDAQFHLTREGGHSQRRIIHAADATGMAISTTLIDRVNQAPNILVLENHVAIDLITLEKLGVTNEPNRCVGAYVLDTTKDETITIGASFTLLATGGASKAYLFTSNPDGATGDGIAMAWRAGCQVVNMEFNQFHPTCLYHPKAKSFLVSEAVRGEGGLLRLPNGQRFMHKFDERAELAPRDIVARAIDHEMKRLGADNLFLDISHKPASFIKSHFPTIYKRCLEYGYDMTKEPLPIVPAAHYTCGGIRTNEHGSTDLVGLYAAGESAYTGLHGANRLASNSLLECIVYARAAAEHIVSSSLKPFNAEQLPLWDESRVSDSDELVVITHNWDELRRFMWDYVGIVRTDKRLERAQRRVKLLKQEIMDYYSNYRVNADLLELRNLVVVAELIIESALSRKESRGLHYTRSHPQTNDNAEITVLSSTER, from the coding sequence ATGTCCGCTCGTCTTGCTACTGATGTTTTAATTGTAGGCTCTGGTGCCGCCGGTTTAACCATGGCCTTAAGCCTGCCCAGCCATATGAATATATTGGTACTCAGTAAAGGCGAATTGGGTGGCGGCTCTACAGCCTGGGCGCAAGGCGGTGTTGCTGGCGTGCTCGACGAAGTAGATTCTGTAGATCAACATGTAGAAGATACCTTAAATGCCGGTGCCGGCCTGTGCGACCCAAAAGCAGTGCGATATACCATTGAACGCTCGGCCTGTGCGATTCATTGGCTGGTCGATCAAGGTGTGCCTTTTACCATGGCCGATGGCTCTGACGCACAATTTCATTTAACCCGTGAAGGCGGCCATAGCCAACGGCGAATTATCCACGCGGCTGATGCGACCGGCATGGCGATATCTACTACCTTGATTGATCGTGTCAACCAAGCCCCGAATATTCTCGTGCTCGAGAATCACGTCGCTATAGATCTAATTACCTTAGAAAAGCTTGGCGTTACCAACGAACCGAACCGCTGCGTGGGCGCGTATGTACTCGACACAACAAAAGATGAAACCATCACCATTGGCGCTAGTTTCACTTTGTTAGCCACGGGCGGCGCCAGTAAGGCTTATTTGTTTACATCGAACCCCGATGGAGCTACCGGCGATGGCATTGCGATGGCTTGGCGCGCGGGCTGCCAAGTCGTTAATATGGAGTTTAATCAATTCCACCCTACTTGTTTGTATCACCCTAAAGCTAAATCGTTTTTAGTGTCTGAAGCGGTTCGCGGTGAAGGTGGCTTGCTTAGGTTGCCTAACGGCCAACGATTTATGCATAAGTTTGATGAACGTGCCGAATTAGCACCACGAGACATTGTTGCTCGAGCCATCGACCATGAAATGAAACGCTTGGGTGCCGACAATTTATTTTTAGACATTTCTCATAAACCAGCCAGTTTTATTAAGTCGCACTTCCCCACCATCTACAAACGGTGCCTTGAATACGGTTATGACATGACCAAAGAGCCATTACCAATTGTACCTGCGGCACACTATACCTGTGGCGGTATTCGCACTAATGAACACGGATCAACTGATTTAGTCGGGCTTTATGCCGCGGGCGAATCTGCCTATACGGGTTTACACGGCGCTAACCGTTTAGCTTCTAACTCATTACTTGAGTGCATCGTTTATGCACGAGCGGCCGCTGAACACATAGTGAGTTCGAGCTTAAAACCGTTCAACGCCGAACAGTTGCCATTGTGGGATGAATCTCGCGTCAGTGATTCCGATGAGCTCGTTGTGATTACTCATAACTGGGACGAACTGCGACGATTCATGTGGGATTACGTAGGTATTGTGCGAACCGATAAACGCTTAGAACGAGCGCAGCGCCGAGTAAAACTGCTAAAGCAAGAAATAATGGATTACTACTCAAATTATCGAGTGAATGCGGATTTATTGGAATTACGTAACTTAGTGGTGGTGGCCGAGTTGATCATTGAGTCGGCTTTATCTCGCAAGGAAAGCCGCGGTCTGCATTATACTCGCAGCCACCCACAAACGAATGACAATGCTGAAATTACGGTGTTGTCTTCAACAGAGCGTTAG
- a CDS encoding protein YgfX, protein MPATVNVSLTKSRWPMGVHCIGWLLFSIVLAQYIGLLAFVVWFMAFASYGFFRPMPISRLSWQMGKLTFGFEHDESEWQWTGRGRRSSQFILWHLKSEQGKERLVVWKDQVSDSSWRALNMAFTVWQSQALQANALLKTTP, encoded by the coding sequence ATGCCCGCAACGGTTAACGTATCTTTAACTAAAAGCCGCTGGCCAATGGGCGTGCATTGTATTGGCTGGTTGCTTTTTTCAATAGTGTTGGCTCAATATATCGGCCTACTTGCCTTCGTAGTTTGGTTTATGGCTTTTGCCAGTTATGGGTTTTTTAGACCCATGCCAATTTCTCGTTTATCATGGCAAATGGGTAAATTGACGTTTGGCTTTGAACACGACGAAAGTGAATGGCAATGGACTGGGCGTGGTCGGCGATCTTCGCAATTTATACTTTGGCACCTTAAAAGCGAACAAGGCAAAGAGCGTTTAGTCGTCTGGAAAGACCAGGTCAGTGACAGCAGCTGGCGCGCCTTAAACATGGCGTTTACGGTTTGGCAATCTCAAGCATTACAAGCTAACGCTCTGTTGAAGACAACACCGTAA
- a CDS encoding CAF17-like 4Fe-4S cluster assembly/insertion protein YgfZ gives MNIVDSLPFSRVKPSLMNKITQHPLKHLASLSVQGHDAFTFLQGQCTQDLSKIPDFGALPGAFCTPKGRVVANVWLYKVGNNNEAFELVCHESIAEVLYKHLKKYVPFFRGTTMTVSPSDELQASGHLGLGEKPGFMLNEHMSIELHSQLPEDSSATPWQIAEIENGVLWLSDSQSEQWIPQNVNLDSLNAVSFSKGCYTGQEVVARLHYKGSSKKRLFAVKSTIGFASKSLINQEGKAVGDVIQHIDAIPFSFALVVMKTEAAESPIFVTENEQVSVELLHSF, from the coding sequence TTGAATATTGTCGATAGTTTACCATTTTCTAGAGTCAAACCGAGCCTTATGAACAAAATAACTCAACATCCGTTAAAACATTTAGCATCATTGTCTGTACAAGGTCACGATGCATTCACTTTTTTACAAGGCCAATGCACCCAAGATTTATCGAAGATCCCAGACTTTGGTGCGCTTCCTGGCGCATTTTGCACACCAAAAGGCCGAGTGGTTGCGAACGTTTGGCTATACAAAGTCGGAAATAATAACGAGGCTTTTGAGTTAGTGTGCCATGAAAGCATCGCTGAAGTGCTTTATAAACATCTCAAGAAATACGTCCCGTTTTTCCGTGGCACAACCATGACGGTGTCTCCCTCTGATGAGTTGCAAGCCAGTGGGCACTTAGGTTTAGGTGAAAAACCTGGGTTTATGCTTAACGAGCACATGTCTATCGAGCTTCATTCTCAACTTCCAGAGGATTCATCAGCGACGCCTTGGCAGATCGCTGAAATAGAAAACGGTGTGCTTTGGTTGAGTGACTCTCAATCTGAACAATGGATTCCGCAAAACGTTAATTTAGACAGCCTAAACGCCGTGTCATTTAGCAAGGGCTGCTATACCGGACAAGAAGTGGTTGCACGATTGCACTACAAAGGCAGCAGTAAAAAAAGACTCTTTGCGGTAAAATCAACGATAGGCTTTGCAAGCAAAAGCTTAATTAACCAAGAAGGTAAGGCCGTAGGCGATGTCATCCAACATATCGATGCAATACCTTTTAGTTTTGCTTTGGTTGTTATGAAAACAGAAGCCGCAGAGTCGCCAATTTTTGTCACAGAAAACGAGCAGGTTTCAGTAGAACTGCTACACTCATTTTAA
- a CDS encoding HDOD domain-containing protein encodes MSNIVETVTQDIIDALNNDQLTLPSLPEIALKVRDIAELEDTTINDLTDIIIQDSALTARIIRVVNSPLLRAPQEVKNLPMAVSRLGMNYTSNLAIGLAMEQMFQATSEMIEKRMRALWQLTGTISTWASVLATHTKILPPDEAMLAGLVHRLGALPILAYAEERDDIIQDNITLGKIIDRLHGPLGEAILKKWEFSEDISQIPKLYRKTDRVSDEPDFVGLITLANLIHNREIHAGWGLKEWKDIKLFDQFHLPADKEHVIYNELEEKVKASRAALM; translated from the coding sequence ATGAGCAACATTGTAGAAACGGTCACGCAAGATATTATAGATGCGCTAAATAATGACCAGTTAACACTACCTAGCCTTCCAGAAATAGCCTTAAAGGTCAGAGATATCGCAGAGTTAGAAGACACTACGATCAATGATTTAACCGATATCATCATCCAAGATTCAGCTCTTACGGCCCGCATCATTCGGGTCGTGAACAGCCCTTTACTGCGTGCGCCTCAAGAAGTGAAAAACCTTCCTATGGCGGTGAGTCGCTTAGGCATGAACTACACGTCAAATTTAGCCATTGGTTTAGCCATGGAACAAATGTTTCAAGCCACCAGTGAAATGATCGAAAAACGCATGCGTGCCTTATGGCAGCTCACCGGTACAATTTCCACTTGGGCTTCGGTATTAGCGACCCACACCAAGATCTTACCACCCGATGAAGCCATGCTTGCGGGGTTAGTCCATCGACTGGGCGCACTGCCAATTTTAGCCTATGCCGAAGAACGGGATGACATTATTCAAGACAACATCACGTTGGGCAAAATCATTGATCGCTTGCATGGCCCACTAGGCGAAGCTATTTTAAAAAAATGGGAGTTTTCTGAAGATATCTCGCAAATTCCAAAACTGTACCGAAAAACGGATCGTGTTTCAGATGAGCCCGACTTTGTTGGCCTGATCACCTTAGCGAACTTAATCCACAACCGTGAAATCCATGCGGGGTGGGGTTTAAAAGAATGGAAAGATATTAAACTCTTCGACCAATTTCATCTTCCTGCCGATAAAGAGCACGTGATTTACAATGAACTAGAAGAAAAGGTGAAGGCGTCACGCGCTGCACTTATGTAA
- a CDS encoding sigma-E factor negative regulatory protein has product MTKVHESFSAFLDGEASELDVQRMLNAMEEDPSVIEKWHQVSCAQAVLQGDEISQAGLNSEASAAEPKPEVQKISWMPKISVAALFAVAISSGYWVMQTPSLNDDIPRISVNSTEPTDAAISASQFQAQQRLEYFLKQHIEQASFSTGHGVIPSELIWTEVKTADE; this is encoded by the coding sequence ATGACAAAAGTACATGAGAGTTTTTCAGCCTTCTTAGATGGCGAAGCCAGTGAATTAGACGTCCAGCGCATGTTAAATGCGATGGAAGAAGACCCCAGTGTCATCGAGAAATGGCATCAGGTTTCTTGTGCTCAAGCTGTTTTGCAAGGTGATGAAATCAGTCAGGCGGGGCTAAACTCAGAGGCCAGCGCTGCCGAGCCCAAACCCGAGGTTCAAAAAATAAGCTGGATGCCGAAAATATCGGTGGCCGCATTGTTTGCCGTGGCCATTAGCAGCGGCTATTGGGTGATGCAAACGCCTTCTCTGAACGATGATATACCACGAATCAGCGTAAACAGCACAGAACCAACCGACGCAGCCATATCGGCGTCACAATTCCAGGCGCAGCAGAGGCTGGAATACTTTTTAAAACAGCATATTGAACAGGCATCTTTTTCGACCGGTCATGGGGTTATTCCCAGTGAACTTATATGGACAGAGGTGAAAACTGCCGATGAATAA
- a CDS encoding DUF808 domain-containing protein, which produces MAGTSLLTLIDDIATLLDDVAVMTKVAAKKTAGVLGDDLALNAQQVTGVKANREIPVVWAVAKGSFFNKLILVPLALIISVFLPWAITPLLMLGGAYLCFEGAEKILHKFLHSKEEADHQHKAKLQAVADPNVNMVSFEREKVKGAIRTDFILSAEIIAITLGTVATVNLTTQFFVLATIATVMTVGVYGLVAGLVKVDDLGLYLTQKPEASAFTQSIGALLLSLAPKMMKFLSIAGTIAMFLVGGGIIAHGIPALYHLFETWAVEFGFLLTLLNGITGLIAGFLLVGLYTVFEKVKARLSA; this is translated from the coding sequence ATGGCCGGAACTAGCCTACTGACCCTGATAGATGATATAGCAACCTTACTTGACGATGTTGCCGTGATGACCAAGGTTGCCGCTAAAAAAACCGCTGGTGTATTAGGCGATGATTTAGCTTTAAATGCACAGCAAGTGACTGGCGTTAAAGCCAATAGAGAGATACCCGTCGTCTGGGCTGTTGCAAAGGGCTCTTTTTTCAATAAGTTGATACTGGTGCCATTGGCCTTAATTATCAGCGTTTTCTTACCTTGGGCGATCACGCCGTTATTGATGCTAGGTGGAGCTTATCTGTGCTTCGAAGGCGCTGAAAAAATACTGCACAAATTTTTGCACTCTAAAGAAGAAGCCGATCATCAACACAAAGCCAAATTACAAGCCGTTGCAGACCCCAACGTGAATATGGTTTCCTTTGAACGTGAAAAAGTAAAAGGCGCCATTAGAACTGATTTTATTTTGTCGGCCGAGATTATTGCCATTACCTTAGGCACCGTAGCTACGGTAAACCTCACCACTCAATTTTTTGTGTTGGCTACCATCGCAACCGTTATGACGGTGGGTGTTTATGGATTAGTTGCGGGCTTGGTCAAAGTAGATGATTTAGGTTTGTATTTAACTCAAAAGCCTGAGGCTTCCGCGTTTACTCAATCAATTGGTGCTTTATTGTTAAGTTTGGCGCCTAAAATGATGAAGTTTTTATCCATCGCTGGCACCATCGCAATGTTTTTAGTGGGCGGAGGTATTATTGCACATGGTATTCCCGCGCTTTATCACTTATTTGAAACTTGGGCCGTTGAGTTCGGATTCTTGTTAACACTGCTTAACGGAATTACCGGTTTGATCGCAGGGTTTTTATTGGTAGGTCTGTATACAGTATTTGAGAAAGTTAAAGCGCGCCTTAGCGCATAG
- a CDS encoding MucB/RseB C-terminal domain-containing protein, whose protein sequence is MNKRVVSAMFLLIVVCSPLHAMEWMWLEKMRLSVQQLNYRGEFMHRRGDDTQVFSIVHRFTDGTATELLRQLDGHMIEVLRQGEKLTCYFPEGTESAAEHPVPAAPFSQLSEMGLEQISLAYTASEVGEDRVAGYMANIIKLTSDQWRYEYRFWLEKETHMLLQSEIIDSHGKVLEQFRFTRLELNVALSNQELRPKIEQPALVQSSQVNHQSNQVKSDKVTLTWVPSGFLVNHSQTMASANGWTEKISYSDGLTSFSVFVDSQGLASSQSTMAKMGATTAIMVSRDKLGVTVVGEIPEQTAMKLAQSVTLIKDF, encoded by the coding sequence ATGAATAAGCGAGTAGTCAGCGCAATGTTCCTGTTGATTGTGGTGTGCAGCCCGTTGCATGCCATGGAATGGATGTGGTTAGAGAAAATGCGCCTCTCGGTTCAGCAACTCAATTACCGAGGCGAGTTTATGCATCGGCGAGGAGACGATACGCAGGTGTTTAGCATTGTGCATCGCTTTACCGACGGAACGGCAACTGAATTGTTGCGGCAGCTGGATGGCCATATGATTGAGGTGTTACGCCAAGGTGAGAAGCTTACCTGCTATTTTCCTGAAGGCACAGAAAGTGCAGCTGAGCATCCTGTCCCCGCAGCACCGTTTAGTCAGCTCAGTGAGATGGGATTGGAGCAAATTAGCCTAGCCTATACCGCTAGCGAGGTGGGTGAGGATCGTGTGGCGGGATATATGGCAAATATTATCAAGCTAACTTCCGATCAGTGGCGTTACGAGTATCGATTTTGGTTAGAAAAAGAAACGCACATGCTTTTGCAGTCTGAAATCATCGACAGCCATGGTAAAGTTTTAGAGCAATTTAGGTTTACGCGCTTAGAGTTGAATGTCGCTTTATCGAACCAAGAGTTGCGGCCTAAAATTGAACAGCCAGCTCTAGTGCAATCGAGCCAGGTCAATCATCAGTCGAACCAAGTCAAGAGCGACAAAGTTACGCTAACTTGGGTGCCCAGCGGCTTCTTAGTGAACCACTCTCAAACAATGGCCAGCGCCAATGGCTGGACTGAAAAAATCAGTTACAGCGATGGGTTAACGAGTTTCTCTGTCTTTGTTGATAGCCAAGGCTTGGCCAGTTCACAATCAACCATGGCAAAAATGGGTGCGACCACTGCAATTATGGTCAGTCGTGATAAACTGGGGGTCACTGTCGTTGGTGAAATACCTGAACAAACAGCGATGAAACTCGCACAAAGTGTGACCCTAATTAAGGATTTTTAA
- a CDS encoding alpha/beta fold hydrolase, whose amino-acid sequence MLKTETLGSGPDLIFLHGLFGAGDNWKSIARSLSEHYRIHLIDLPNHGRSGWTDDPSYPAIASIIEEWIESQGIDSYLLLGHSMGGKVAMQMALNEHSSRIKKLIVVDIAPKFYPPHHQSIFKALNTLDLTQHNNRQAVESELRPYVEDPGIRQFLLKSLYKKDGVLTWRFNYSVLESKYEEIAKAPTASQPFTLPTLFIKGMNSQYITKEDQPEINRLFPNAQAKLIEGAGHWPHAEKPTAFQKIIETFLK is encoded by the coding sequence ATGCTAAAAACAGAAACACTCGGCAGTGGACCCGATTTAATCTTTTTACACGGTCTTTTTGGTGCCGGTGATAACTGGAAAAGTATCGCACGATCTTTGAGCGAGCACTACCGCATTCATTTAATTGACTTACCAAACCATGGTCGATCTGGCTGGACAGATGACCCTTCATACCCGGCTATTGCCTCTATAATAGAAGAGTGGATTGAGTCTCAAGGCATTGACAGCTACCTATTGCTCGGTCATTCAATGGGCGGTAAAGTGGCCATGCAAATGGCGTTGAACGAACACAGTTCTCGTATCAAGAAATTGATCGTTGTTGATATTGCCCCCAAGTTTTACCCGCCGCACCACCAAAGTATTTTTAAGGCGCTGAACACACTAGATTTAACTCAACATAACAATCGCCAGGCAGTTGAATCCGAACTACGACCTTATGTAGAAGACCCAGGCATTCGCCAGTTTCTGTTAAAAAGCCTGTATAAAAAGGACGGCGTGTTAACCTGGCGTTTTAATTATTCGGTGTTGGAATCTAAATACGAAGAAATTGCTAAAGCGCCTACGGCATCGCAACCGTTCACTCTCCCGACACTTTTTATAAAGGGTATGAACAGCCAATACATCACCAAAGAAGACCAACCAGAAATAAATCGATTATTCCCAAATGCGCAAGCTAAATTGATCGAAGGCGCTGGCCACTGGCCTCATGCAGAAAAGCCAACGGCTTTTCAAAAAATCATAGAAACGTTTTTAAAATAA